A segment of the Georgenia sp. M64 genome:
TGAGGTACCTGCTCGACACCACATCGTCCTGCTGGTGAGGACGGACGGACGGACCGACCGGCGGGTTCACTCGCCCAGGACCACCAGCCCGACCCGAACCGCGTCTCCGGTCGCGAGACCCTCCGCGGCGCGGACGGCCTTCTTGACGGGCAGCACGTAGGTGCCGCGCTTGCTGTCGGGGAAGATCGACGTCCGCCACACCGTCTCCCCCACGGTGACCTCGACCCGCACCGAGCCGAACCCGCGCGCGAACGGGGCGGACACCTCGAGGATGTCGTCGGCCATCTCGGTGGGCAGCGCCACGAACGTCCAGGTGTCCGCCTGCCGGGCGTCCCACTGCCAGAGCTCGGCCTCGAACTCGTACGTCACGCCCGCATGCTTCCCGGCGGCGGCGACCACGTCAACACGCGTCCACGCCCGGGCGTATCCCCCGTTCCGGGGACAATCGTCCCTGGCGGGTGGCCCGTCCTCGCGGTGCACTGGAGGTGGAGCGCCGCCCGCGCTCCACCGCGGAGGCTGTCATGTCCGAGAAGCACGCCGCCCATAGGCTCGCAGGAGCCGTCGTCGCCCTCGTCCTGCTCGCCGGGTGCGGAGCTCCCGGACCGGCGCCGACCCCGGGACCGGCGCCACCGCCCACGACCGAGCCGGCCCCACCGCCGACGACCGAACCGGCCCCACCGCCGACGACCGAACCGGCACCAGACCCCACGACCGCCCCGGAACCCATCACCGAGCCCGCGCCGGACCCCATGACCGATGCGACCGGTACCTGGCTCGCCATGGTGGACACCCTGTGCGGCTCGGCCATCGAGGAGTACGCGGGAGCCAAGGATGCGATCGGCGAGTCCGAGCCCGTCACCCTCTCCCTCGTCGCCGCCCAGCTCGCGGGCGCCGTCGCCGAGCAGGCGTCCTCCCTGCAGCCGGACGACCCGGCCGCCGCCGACCTCGTGCTCGCCCTCACCGACTTCGCCGACGCCCTCGGCGAGGTCGCCTGGGCGATGGACTCCGGGACCTACGACGACGTCATGGCCTCCGGCGACTGGGCGATGGCCGCCGGCGACGACCTCGCCGCCTCGGCGGAGTACGTCGGGGCCTGGACGTGCGCGTTGATGTCCGACGAGATCTGAGGAGGCGGAGATGACACGAGAGATCATCGACCTCGGAGCCCCGGTCCTCCCTCCGGAGCTGGAGGCGGAGGTCGTCGGCGCCCTCACCGACGCCGTGCTCGCCCAGAGCGTCCCCGAGGAGCTGGAGGTGTTCCGCGCGCGACGCACCGAGCTCGTCGCGGGCCGGGGCACCGTGCCCCCGCCGGAGCGGGACACCGCCCTCGGCTCCGGCGCGGAGGTCGTCGTCCTGCTCGCGCCCTACGTCGTCGCGGCGGCAACGGCCGCCGTGCGGTTCCTCGGCAAGCTCCTCGCGGGTGCCACCGAGGAGGAGGTGCAACCGATGCTGCGCTCCTGGGTCAGACGCCTCCTGCACCGGGACCCTGCCGACGAGACGGTGGCACCTGTCCCCGCCGCGACCCTGCGCCGCGTTCACGAGACCGCCTCGACCGTCTGCCGGCAGATGGGGCTGGAGGACGACGACGCGCTCCTCATCGCCGATGCCCTCGTGGGCCGGCTCTCCCTGGCCGCAAGCACGTGACCGCGGCGTGCGTGGCCACGCCCGGACGGTGGGCACCCGACGTCGGCTCGCACCACCCGGCCACCGCGACGCTGACCGCGTTCGCCCTTCTCACCGCCACGATCCTCCTCGCCGGGGTGTTCGTCGGGCAGTGGCTCGCCATGGGTGAGCCGGCCGGGACGTCCCTGCACTGGATGGTCGCGGTACCCCTCGTCATCCTCGTCGCCACCGCGGGCCTGGTCGCGGCCCAGCCCGGACGGCGGGTGCGCTCGGACGACCTCGTCCCCGTGCCGCCACAGAGCCCGGGGGCGCGCCGGCACGCCGACGTCGCCGCGCAGGCCGGGCTCGTCCCGGCACCGGAGCTCGTGTGGAACCCGCAGGACCCCCGCACCGGCGCCCTCGCGCTCGGGCGGCCGGGTCGTTACCTCGTCCGGGTCACCCCCGCCCTCCTGGGTACGGCCCGACGCCGGCCGGCCACGTACGACGCCGTCGTGCGGCACGAGCTCGCCCACGTCCGCCACCACGACGTCGCCCTGGCGTACCTCGCGCTGTACTCCTGGTACGCGACGCTGCCGGTCCTGGCTGTCCCCGTCGTCCTCCGGCTCGCGGGCGGCGACCGGTCCCTCCTGCCGAGCTACCTCGTCCGCGCAGTCGCCCTGGCGAGCGCGGTGTACCTCGCCAGGGCGTTCCTGCTGCGCCGGCGTGAGCACGAGGCCGACCTCCGCGCGGCGATGTGGTCCGGCGACCCGCACGGGGTGGCTGCGGTCTTCGGCCGGGTGCCCGGCCCGCCCGGGCACCGTCTCCTCCGCAAGCGCCGTCTCCTCGCGCTGCACCCCACCGGGCCCGAGCGAGTCGCCTACGTCCTGGACCCGGGCCGGCGAGCGCGGCTGAGCCCGGCGACCCTGCTCGTCGCCGGGTTCGCCGCCGGCGCCGCGCTCCCCCTGCTCCAGGCGCTGGCCGCCGAGGCGTTCGCCTGGGACGCTCTCACTGCCGCCCGGGCCGCGCGAGCCGTGTCCTTCGGGGGCCTCGGCGCCGTCGTCGGCGCGGAGGTCTGGCGCACCGGCTCCGTGGGCCGGCCGGTCAACGGTCCGGGCCGGACCGCCGCCACGGGTGCGGCGCTCGCCGCCGGGGTGGCGGTCGGCGCCCTCCTCTCGCTCGGCGGGACCGGCCTCGTCCAGGGCTCCGCCGTCGACGCCGTCGCAGCGGGCCTGACGGGCCTGCTCCTGGGCGCCGTCCTCGTCGTGGGCCGAGAGCTCGCCGCCGGGCCTCCGCGCGCGGTGGCCCTGGGAGCTGCGGTGGCGTGCGCTCTCGCCGCCGACGCGGTGACCGGCGTGGCCGAGCTCGTCGCCGGGGGCCTGTCCGTCTTCGTCCTCGCGTTCCTGCCGTTCGTGGCCGCGCAGAGTCCGGCGGCGTGGCTGCTCGGCCTCGCGGTGGTCGCCGTCGCGACGGGCGCTCTGGTCCGGGACCGCCGAACCGACCACCACCGGCGGCTCGCGACGGCGGCGGTGGCCGGTCTGGTGGGCGCGGCTGCCGCGGTGGTGGCCGGCGCGGTCGCCGACGAGCTTGGACTCGGGGGTCTGATCTGGGCACCTGTCGGGGCGGCCCTGGCGGTGCTGGTCGTCGTCGGGGTGCGGGGCCTCGCCGACGGCGTCCTCGCCGGCGCCGTCACCGTCGTCCTCGCCGCGCCGGCCGGCGTCGTGGTCGCCGCGGTCCGGGCCGGGGGCCCGCTCGGCACCGACGGGGTCTGGGCGGTCCTGGAGCCGGCCGCCGCGACCGTGACACTTGCCGGTCTGCCGCTGCTCGCCGGGGTCGGCGTCCTCCGCCGCCCCGGCGCCCCACGGGAGGCCGGACGACTGGTCCTCGTGACCACCGTCGTCGCCCTCGTCTCGGCGGTGACGACGGCGGTTCTCGCCCCCGCCGACAGCCCCGCCCCATCCGACGCCGGTGCCCTGGGGGCGTACCTGAGCGAGGAGCTTCCCCTGCTCGTCGTGCTGCGGGACACCGCCGCGGTGGCGTACGAGGAGGCCCTGTACTTCCCGCGCGGGGGTGACGTCGCGGCGGACCTCCGCGGGCGCGTCGTGGGGTTGTACGACGACGCCATCGACGCCGCCGACGACGTCGAGGCCGGCTTCCCCCTCGGTGGCGCCCCGGAGCTGCGGCAGCTCCACGAGGCCTACCGCGACGTCGTGGTGGCCGAACGTGCGCTCACCCTGGCGGCCGCCCAGGCCCAGGTGGACCCTGCGGCGACGGCGCAGGCCCAGACCGCCGCGACAGCAGCGGCCGCGGCGATGGCACGGTGGACCGAGCTTCATGAAGCAGCTCTGGGGACGCTCGGCGAGGCCGGCCGGTGACCTGCCCGCTCGACGGTCCGCGCCGTCCGAATCGATGTCGTGCTGCGGTCGTACACGGGGCTGTGGTGACCTAAGCCTGGTCCCCCACCTCGGTGAGCAGCCGCCCGAGCAGACGGCGGAGCTCGGCGTGCCCCTCGGCGCCGAGCACCTGGGTGATCGTCTGCTCGATCCCGCTCACGGTCGCCCGGCCGGCGTCGACCGTCCGCTCCCCGAGAGGGGTGAGGCGGATGAGCTTCGCCCGCCGGTCCGTCGGGTCCGGCTCGCGGCGCAGGTACCCGAGCTCCTCGAGCTCGTCCACGAGCTCGAGCATCGACTGCGGCGTCATGTTCGCCCCGCGGGCGAGATCGCTCAAGCGCGCGCCCTCGCGCCCGATCTGGGCGAACACGGCCGAGTGTCGCGGCTTCTGCGGGTACCCCGCTCCCACGACGCCCTCGACGATGCGAAAGCCCAGGAGGCTGTAGGCCTGCCCGAGCATCGCGATGGTGTTGGGCTCTTGCGCCGGCACCCTACTCCGTCCTAAGGTTTGCCTTACTTTCAGGCTGACCTTACTACATGGGCGATCTCGCCCGTGAGCTTTGGAGACCGCGATGTCGGACCAGCTCGCTCAGGTCGCACCCACGCCGCTCGCCGTCGCGCCTGGCCCGTCGCTCGCCGCCCACATCGCCGTGGGCGGGGTGTCCGGCCTCGCCTGGGGAGCGGGGCTGCGCGGCTACATGGCCGAGATGGTCGGGGCCGAGTCCGTCGTGAGCTGGGGCGGAACCGTGCTCGCCGTCCTCCTCCCCGCCGGGGTCACCGGGGCACTGCTCGGCTGGGCCGAGTACCTGCGACGGACGGGCGGCCGACCGCACTGGCGGCTGCTCGCGCTCGCCCCGCTCGCCCTGGCGGTCGCACCGCTCCTCATGCCGGGCGCGGTCGTCGCTCTCGTGACGCAGGGGCTCGGTGGCGGCGCGATCGCCTTCGCAGCCATCGGCATCGGTGGGGGCTTCGCACTGTCCGGGCGCGGCCGGGTCCGCCGGCGCGCCCTGTGCGGTGTCGTCGCGGGCATCCTCGTCACGGGCATCGCGGCCACCCCCGCCGGCATCGGCGGACCCGACCTGGCGCTGAGCACCCCGCGCGGCGTCTGGGTCGCGCTGCTCGGCCTCACGTCCGGTCTCACCCTCGCCATCGCCTCCTCGATCCCACAGCGACCCGCCGTCCGCACGGGGCCCAGACCCACAACAGATGCAGGCTGGTCGGCTCGAGGAGGCGTGGCGTGAACGCGGCGCTGAGGTCTCTCCTGCGCACCGCCAACACCCTCGCCGTCGCCCTCTACCGGCGTTCGGGCGGACGCGTCGGCGGATCCGCCAAGGGGGTGCCGGTGCTCCTGCTCACCGTCCCGGGACGCCGGACGCGGACTCCGCACACCGTGCAGGTCGCGTACTTCGAGCACGACGGCCGGTTCCTGGTCACCGGCACCAACGGCGGCTCGTCGCACGAGCCGCAGTGGTTCCGCAACATCCGGGCGACGCCGACCGGTCGCGTCGAGATCGGTCGCCGGGCGCTCGACGTGGACGTCCGGGTGGCCGCGCCGGACGAGCGCCTCGAGCTCTGGGCGGACGTCGTCGTCGCGCAGGCGCCGCCCTTCGCCCACTACGAGGAGAAGAGCGGCCGCGCCATCCCGGTGGCCGTCCTGACGCCCGCGTCCCCGGCCTGACGTCGTCCTGTCGGGCGCACCTCGCCGTCAGCTCTCCATCTTCGTCACGATCCGCTGGACGGTGAGCCAGGTGCGGGTGGTGATGTCCTTGCCGTAGGTCTTCTCCAGCCAGGCCATGAAGTCCGGGGTCCGGCCCGGGTCGCTGTTGTCGATGACCGCGAGGAAGACCCGGGCCGCGTCGTCGAAGCCCACGACCCGGGCGCGCGGGTCCGACCGCTCGGGCAGACGGTCCGGGGGCTGGGCGCCGTCCTTGAGGAACGTCGCCGTCAGGTAGGTGCCTCGCCCGTGCGTGAGCCCCGGGAACGGGTCGCTGTCCAGCAGGGCGCGGAGCTCGGCGTGCTCACGGACGATGGTGCCGCCGGGGATGCCGAGCTCACGGTGGAGCGCGCGCTGGATCCGCCGCTCGAGCGTGGGGACGTCGCTCCTCCTGCCGCTGAAGACGATGTTGCCGCTGGCCAGGACCGAAGCGACCGAGTCGAACCCGAGCCCCTCGAAGACACCCCGCAGCTTGTCGTTGGTCATGTTCGGGTTGCTCGGGGCGATCCCCCGCAGCAGGGCCGCGTACCTGGTGCTCACGTTCCTACTCAACCACCGAGCGGCCCGCCTCCGGGGAGGAGACGGGCCGCTCGTCGGCGACGGCGCGCGCCGGCGCGGGACGGCGCTGCTACTCCTCGCTCCCGAACAGGGCGTTGACCCGCTCGTTCGCCCGGGCGAGGGACTCCGGCTCCGTCTGGAAGGACAGCACGGCGTCCATGGCCGGGGCCATGACCGAGGTGAGCTCGGCCCACCGGGCGCTGACCGGGCTGGTGACGGTGGTGCCCTCCCGCACGTGCACGGCGAAGGCCGCCGCGTCGGTCCCGGCCTCCTCGTAGACCTCCACGGCCCGGTCGGTGGCGGTCGTGATGGCGGGGAAGATGACCCCGCTCTCGGCCATGACGTCCTGGCAGTCGGCGGAGCCGAGGTGCTCCACCCAGCGCCAGGCCTCGTCGGGGTTGGGGCTGCCGGACCAGATGGCGTCGGAGAGCCCGTTGAACACCG
Coding sequences within it:
- a CDS encoding DUF1905 domain-containing protein, which translates into the protein MTYEFEAELWQWDARQADTWTFVALPTEMADDILEVSAPFARGFGSVRVEVTVGETVWRTSIFPDSKRGTYVLPVKKAVRAAEGLATGDAVRVGLVVLGE
- a CDS encoding M48 family metalloprotease, which translates into the protein MATPGRWAPDVGSHHPATATLTAFALLTATILLAGVFVGQWLAMGEPAGTSLHWMVAVPLVILVATAGLVAAQPGRRVRSDDLVPVPPQSPGARRHADVAAQAGLVPAPELVWNPQDPRTGALALGRPGRYLVRVTPALLGTARRRPATYDAVVRHELAHVRHHDVALAYLALYSWYATLPVLAVPVVLRLAGGDRSLLPSYLVRAVALASAVYLARAFLLRRREHEADLRAAMWSGDPHGVAAVFGRVPGPPGHRLLRKRRLLALHPTGPERVAYVLDPGRRARLSPATLLVAGFAAGAALPLLQALAAEAFAWDALTAARAARAVSFGGLGAVVGAEVWRTGSVGRPVNGPGRTAATGAALAAGVAVGALLSLGGTGLVQGSAVDAVAAGLTGLLLGAVLVVGRELAAGPPRAVALGAAVACALAADAVTGVAELVAGGLSVFVLAFLPFVAAQSPAAWLLGLAVVAVATGALVRDRRTDHHRRLATAAVAGLVGAAAAVVAGAVADELGLGGLIWAPVGAALAVLVVVGVRGLADGVLAGAVTVVLAAPAGVVVAAVRAGGPLGTDGVWAVLEPAAATVTLAGLPLLAGVGVLRRPGAPREAGRLVLVTTVVALVSAVTTAVLAPADSPAPSDAGALGAYLSEELPLLVVLRDTAAVAYEEALYFPRGGDVAADLRGRVVGLYDDAIDAADDVEAGFPLGGAPELRQLHEAYRDVVVAERALTLAAAQAQVDPAATAQAQTAATAAAAAMARWTELHEAALGTLGEAGR
- a CDS encoding MarR family winged helix-turn-helix transcriptional regulator, yielding MPAQEPNTIAMLGQAYSLLGFRIVEGVVGAGYPQKPRHSAVFAQIGREGARLSDLARGANMTPQSMLELVDELEELGYLRREPDPTDRRAKLIRLTPLGERTVDAGRATVSGIEQTITQVLGAEGHAELRRLLGRLLTEVGDQA
- a CDS encoding nitroreductase/quinone reductase family protein: MNAALRSLLRTANTLAVALYRRSGGRVGGSAKGVPVLLLTVPGRRTRTPHTVQVAYFEHDGRFLVTGTNGGSSHEPQWFRNIRATPTGRVEIGRRALDVDVRVAAPDERLELWADVVVAQAPPFAHYEEKSGRAIPVAVLTPASPA
- a CDS encoding DUF1697 domain-containing protein; translation: MSTRYAALLRGIAPSNPNMTNDKLRGVFEGLGFDSVASVLASGNIVFSGRRSDVPTLERRIQRALHRELGIPGGTIVREHAELRALLDSDPFPGLTHGRGTYLTATFLKDGAQPPDRLPERSDPRARVVGFDDAARVFLAVIDNSDPGRTPDFMAWLEKTYGKDITTRTWLTVQRIVTKMES